A window of Longispora fulva contains these coding sequences:
- a CDS encoding DUF6093 family protein gives MLLDQLLARGRALAEALMVDACRIRRRTGATTDPATGTVTPTWITVYEGPCRFQQVGRLGQRADVAEASVVLLRAEVHLPLGPTVGLAVDDEIEPTRAQFDPDLIGRVMRVHDLEHKTAATARRVQTVETTG, from the coding sequence ATGTTGCTCGACCAGCTACTCGCCCGGGGCCGCGCGCTCGCCGAGGCCCTGATGGTCGACGCCTGCCGCATCCGGCGCCGCACTGGCGCGACCACCGACCCGGCAACCGGCACGGTCACCCCGACCTGGATCACGGTCTATGAAGGGCCGTGCCGGTTCCAGCAGGTCGGCCGGCTCGGGCAGCGCGCCGACGTGGCCGAGGCATCCGTCGTGCTGCTGCGCGCCGAGGTGCACCTACCGCTGGGGCCGACCGTCGGCCTGGCCGTCGATGACGAGATCGAACCGACCCGCGCCCAGTTCGACCCCGACCTGATCGGCCGCGTGATGCGCGTGCACGACCTGGAGCACAAGACGGCCGCGACCGCGCGCCGGGTGCAGACCGTCGAGACGACCGGATGA
- a CDS encoding XF1762 family protein produces the protein MSHAHEAAIPLHVVPLDLAAANRMVATLHRHHPKVASHRYSIGVIDDQGVIRGAAILSRPAARMTDWHTVVEVSRLVTDGTPNACSMLYGAAARAAKALGFRRVQTFILDTEPGTTLRAAGWVLDGVSPGGSWASPSRPARDLHPTGPKQRWVKDVNPVRPRRADLDG, from the coding sequence GTGTCGCACGCCCACGAGGCCGCCATCCCGCTGCACGTCGTGCCCCTGGACCTGGCCGCAGCGAACCGCATGGTGGCTACCCTGCACCGCCACCACCCCAAGGTGGCCAGCCACCGCTACAGCATCGGCGTCATCGACGACCAGGGCGTCATCCGGGGCGCGGCCATCCTCAGCCGACCGGCCGCGCGCATGACCGACTGGCACACCGTCGTTGAGGTGTCCCGCCTCGTCACCGACGGCACCCCGAACGCCTGCTCGATGCTCTACGGCGCCGCAGCCCGCGCCGCCAAGGCCCTCGGTTTCCGCAGGGTGCAGACGTTCATCCTGGACACCGAACCCGGCACTACGCTGCGGGCCGCCGGCTGGGTGCTCGACGGCGTCTCGCCGGGCGGTTCCTGGGCCAGCCCCAGCCGCCCGGCCCGCGACCTGCACCCGACCGGCCCCAAACAGCGCTGGGTCAAGGACGTGAATCCCGTCCGACCGCGCCGGGCCGACCTCGACGGGTAG
- a CDS encoding peptidoglycan-binding domain-containing protein yields MATIATTTMQKFARDWENAIVSAEFSGIVGDRAHARSGGYHISREDQPGSNYSVQLAEDKLGDSRWASAVDMSMNAADMALVTGRLLASAKDPADPRLDFTREFYGTTNGRDVTGWDTYYNRPSSSDSSHLWHVHVSFLRKHADNPAAMSAVLSVITGQPAPGGGTPTPQPGYPAWPGREFAYTPGRPQMNGGDVRTWQQRMSARGWSIGVDGWYGPQSASVARQFQAEKGLTVDGIVGPQTWAAAWTAPIT; encoded by the coding sequence GTGGCCACGATCGCCACCACCACCATGCAGAAGTTCGCCCGTGACTGGGAGAACGCCATCGTGTCGGCCGAGTTTTCCGGCATCGTCGGCGACCGCGCCCACGCCCGTAGCGGCGGCTATCACATCAGCCGGGAGGATCAGCCCGGCTCGAACTACAGCGTTCAGCTTGCCGAGGACAAGCTCGGCGATTCCCGCTGGGCGAGCGCCGTAGACATGTCCATGAACGCCGCCGACATGGCGCTCGTGACGGGCCGGCTGCTCGCCAGCGCGAAGGACCCGGCCGACCCCCGGCTCGACTTCACGCGGGAGTTCTACGGCACGACCAACGGCCGCGACGTGACCGGGTGGGACACCTACTACAACCGGCCGTCGAGTTCGGACTCGTCGCACCTGTGGCACGTTCACGTGTCGTTCCTGCGCAAGCACGCCGACAACCCCGCCGCCATGTCCGCCGTGCTGTCGGTCATCACCGGCCAGCCCGCCCCGGGCGGGGGCACCCCGACCCCCCAGCCGGGCTACCCGGCGTGGCCGGGCCGGGAGTTCGCCTACACCCCGGGTCGGCCGCAGATGAACGGCGGCGACGTGCGTACCTGGCAGCAGCGCATGAGCGCCCGGGGCTGGAGCATCGGGGTCGACGGCTGGTACGGGCCGCAGTCCGCCAGCGTCGCCCGCCAGTTCCAGGCCGAGAAGGGGCTCACGGTCGACGGCATCGTCGGCCCGCAGACCTGGGCGGCGGCGTGGACCGCCCCGATCACGTGA
- a CDS encoding phage tail tape measure protein translates to MAERTVTVSLIAKLQGFTPALVAGGRTVREFRGELDQLATKHRSGFNDLTVAAAGMGAGLAGAFMYATRATAQFDKQMSEVGSVADATGGQLDQLRQSALQAGKDTAYSATEAASAEAELAKAGMSTADILGGGLTGALDLAAAGQMDLADAATISAQVMNVWHLRGDQAAHIADVLAAAANKSAADMHGLGMSFEQVGLVAVQAGWSFEQTTATLAAFADRGLKGSDGATSLKTALTALMAPTDKSRALMAAYGIEVYDAAGKMLDNVGIAGQLRRALAGVSDAERNAALSTIFGSDAIRAANVLFDLGEDGVRKYNEAVDNQGAAAKTAAEKTNNLSGDVERLTGSLETLAITSGSSGTSGLRVLVQAADALVTSFATAPPAITGTLTVLAGVAGAAILAGAGVARMRQSIADATDALDRMGPVGQKAGVALSFTAKWAGRATVAFVGLQIVNAIGTAMASAAPDVDQLTRSMQKFAETGEKSGEMARLAGKDLDQFADDIKWFRTQGGLHGVEQAVAIEPGFMAAFDGSVTKVLERVKAWDAALAQMAKSGHSAEAARVFDQLADAAARSGVKVDDLRSYMPAYTAAAEDAAKATDAAGLAAQRAAAEQKEAADKANLLAGGWAAAVDKGKSLADVFDLLNGKAIGWAEAELRAQEAADKLGQALDGSNGSLDIHTKAGQDAKAALLDLVKADQAAIQAKYDETQSVTEANALYEQYRAELYRTMRQAGLTKDAAEALIATYFRMPPAVATTVTAPGATTAHNQVADLDRQIRALTDRQVRIDESGAPDAEQRIRRLQQQIDALHDKQVTLTTIIWEQRRYSSSDEFQNEHGYRWGGVTYAATGALRDANVYAAGDKPTYGFAEKSTGGEAFIPRLGDLQRSRGIAEHVVRRWLGGTVAWNGGGMGGGGGSVETLAPLVLKVDIETIWQGLLRFRRTAGKSALGLG, encoded by the coding sequence GTGGCTGAACGCACCGTCACCGTTTCCCTGATCGCCAAGTTGCAGGGGTTCACTCCGGCACTGGTCGCCGGGGGCCGCACCGTCCGGGAGTTCCGGGGCGAACTCGACCAGCTCGCCACGAAGCACCGTTCCGGGTTCAACGACCTGACCGTCGCCGCCGCCGGGATGGGTGCAGGGCTGGCCGGGGCGTTCATGTACGCGACTCGGGCCACCGCCCAGTTCGACAAGCAGATGTCGGAAGTCGGGTCCGTCGCCGACGCCACCGGCGGCCAGCTCGACCAACTGCGCCAGTCCGCTTTGCAAGCCGGCAAGGACACCGCCTACAGCGCGACCGAGGCCGCGAGCGCGGAAGCCGAGCTAGCCAAGGCCGGCATGAGCACGGCCGACATCCTCGGCGGCGGCCTCACGGGTGCACTCGACCTGGCGGCGGCCGGACAGATGGACCTGGCCGACGCCGCCACCATCTCCGCGCAGGTCATGAACGTCTGGCACCTGCGCGGAGACCAGGCCGCCCACATCGCCGACGTGTTAGCCGCCGCCGCCAACAAGAGCGCGGCCGACATGCACGGCCTCGGTATGAGCTTCGAACAGGTCGGCCTGGTCGCGGTTCAGGCCGGCTGGTCGTTCGAGCAGACCACGGCAACCCTCGCCGCGTTCGCCGACCGGGGGCTCAAGGGGTCCGACGGGGCGACCTCGCTCAAGACGGCGTTGACGGCGCTCATGGCCCCGACCGACAAGTCCCGGGCGCTCATGGCCGCCTACGGCATCGAGGTGTACGACGCCGCCGGCAAGATGCTCGACAACGTGGGCATCGCCGGCCAACTCCGCCGCGCGCTGGCCGGGGTGTCCGACGCCGAACGCAACGCCGCCCTCAGCACAATTTTCGGGTCGGACGCGATCAGGGCCGCCAACGTGTTGTTCGACCTAGGCGAGGACGGCGTACGCAAGTACAACGAGGCCGTCGACAACCAGGGCGCCGCCGCCAAGACGGCCGCCGAGAAGACGAACAACTTGTCGGGTGATGTCGAGCGGCTGACCGGTTCGTTGGAAACGCTGGCCATCACGTCGGGCAGTTCGGGGACGTCCGGGCTGCGGGTGCTGGTGCAGGCCGCCGACGCCCTGGTCACCTCATTCGCCACCGCCCCGCCCGCGATCACCGGCACGTTGACCGTGCTGGCCGGGGTGGCGGGTGCGGCGATCCTGGCCGGCGCGGGTGTCGCCCGGATGCGCCAGTCGATCGCGGACGCCACCGACGCCCTGGACCGTATGGGGCCGGTCGGGCAGAAAGCCGGCGTGGCGCTGTCGTTCACCGCCAAGTGGGCTGGCCGCGCCACCGTCGCGTTCGTGGGCTTGCAGATCGTCAACGCGATCGGTACCGCGATGGCCTCGGCCGCCCCGGATGTCGACCAGCTCACCCGCTCCATGCAGAAGTTCGCCGAGACCGGCGAGAAGTCCGGCGAAATGGCCCGGTTGGCGGGCAAGGATCTCGACCAGTTCGCCGACGACATCAAGTGGTTCCGCACCCAAGGCGGGCTGCACGGCGTCGAGCAGGCCGTCGCCATCGAACCGGGGTTCATGGCAGCGTTCGACGGCTCGGTCACCAAGGTGTTGGAGCGGGTCAAGGCATGGGACGCCGCCCTCGCCCAGATGGCCAAGAGCGGCCACTCCGCCGAGGCCGCCCGCGTGTTCGACCAGCTCGCCGACGCCGCCGCCCGCTCGGGCGTCAAGGTCGACGACCTGCGCTCGTACATGCCGGCCTATACCGCCGCCGCCGAGGACGCCGCCAAGGCCACCGACGCGGCGGGACTGGCCGCCCAGCGCGCCGCCGCCGAGCAGAAAGAGGCCGCCGACAAGGCGAACCTCCTGGCCGGCGGGTGGGCTGCCGCGGTCGACAAGGGCAAGTCGTTGGCCGACGTGTTCGACTTGTTGAACGGGAAGGCGATCGGCTGGGCCGAGGCCGAGCTACGGGCGCAAGAGGCCGCCGACAAGCTCGGGCAGGCGCTCGACGGGTCGAACGGGTCGTTGGACATCCACACCAAGGCCGGCCAGGACGCCAAGGCCGCGCTGCTGGATCTGGTCAAGGCCGATCAGGCGGCGATCCAAGCCAAGTACGACGAGACCCAATCGGTGACCGAGGCCAACGCGCTCTACGAGCAGTACCGGGCCGAGTTGTACCGGACCATGCGGCAGGCCGGCCTGACCAAGGATGCCGCCGAGGCGTTGATCGCAACGTACTTCCGGATGCCGCCGGCCGTGGCCACCACCGTCACCGCGCCGGGCGCCACCACCGCCCACAACCAGGTGGCCGACCTCGACCGGCAGATCCGGGCACTGACCGACCGGCAGGTCCGCATCGACGAGTCCGGCGCGCCCGACGCCGAACAGCGCATCCGCCGCTTGCAGCAACAGATCGACGCGCTGCACGACAAGCAGGTCACGCTGACCACGATCATCTGGGAACAGCGGCGCTACAGCTCGTCTGACGAGTTCCAGAACGAACACGGCTACCGGTGGGGCGGCGTGACCTACGCCGCGACCGGGGCGTTGCGCGACGCCAACGTGTACGCCGCCGGGGACAAGCCCACGTATGGGTTCGCGGAGAAGTCCACCGGGGGCGAGGCGTTCATCCCGCGCCTGGGCGACCTGCAACGGTCGCGGGGCATCGCCGAGCACGTCGTCCGCCGCTGGCTCGGCGGCACCGTCGCCTGGAACGGCGGCGGCATGGGCGGCGGGGGCGGCAGCGTCGAGACCCTGGCGCCGCTGGTGCTCAAGGTCGACATCGAAACCATCTGGCAAGGGCTGCTGCGGTTCCGGCGAACGGCCGGCAAGTCGGCCCTCGGGCTCGGGTGA
- a CDS encoding HNH endonuclease, translated as MCKPHYNREYNQANREYLSEYKRQYNRNNPEVAQASFNRRRKRAGVGLDAMDRALATDYRRAIRNDPCGYCGATAEHTDHVFPIAKGGRDVWYNLMRACQPCNNAKGARCGTWFRLRNHLR; from the coding sequence ATGTGCAAGCCCCACTACAACCGGGAGTACAACCAGGCCAACAGGGAGTACCTGAGCGAGTACAAACGCCAGTACAACCGCAACAATCCCGAGGTAGCCCAGGCAAGCTTCAACCGTCGCCGGAAGCGTGCCGGAGTGGGGCTGGACGCCATGGATCGGGCGTTGGCCACGGACTACCGGCGGGCAATCAGGAACGACCCGTGCGGCTACTGCGGTGCAACTGCTGAACACACGGATCACGTCTTCCCGATCGCCAAGGGAGGGCGGGACGTTTGGTACAACCTCATGCGTGCGTGTCAGCCCTGCAACAACGCCAAGGGCGCGCGGTGCGGAACCTGGTTCCGCCTGCGCAATCATCTCCGGTAG
- a CDS encoding VG15 protein produces the protein MSVVAVAESHYRRQVALARRVAEESAAAWRTLDPLRLDASWAAESDRLLALVTGGQALAAADADGYVTAALSAQHLDPAAAGAVNARSLAGVASDGRGLATLLYEPVIAVKTALRPAGGRGATVEKAMTLGMLRLDTIVRTQLADAARVAVGVGVVARRSAGGWVRMLSTPSCARCIVLAGKFYRWSSGFLRHPRCDCRHIPAAENTAGDLRTDPGKYFRSLPEPEQNKLLGRSGAQAVRDGADLAAVVNARRGMTTTAAFGRTFATTREGTTRRGLFAGYTTDDQGRLQRRTGPPPRWRLMPEQIYTDATDRDDAIRLLRHHGYLR, from the coding sequence GTGAGCGTCGTCGCCGTCGCCGAGTCCCACTACCGCCGCCAGGTCGCCCTAGCGCGCCGGGTGGCCGAGGAGTCGGCGGCGGCATGGCGGACCCTCGACCCGCTGCGCCTTGACGCCTCGTGGGCCGCCGAGTCCGACCGGCTGCTCGCCCTGGTCACCGGCGGCCAGGCCCTCGCCGCCGCCGACGCCGACGGCTACGTCACTGCCGCCCTGTCCGCCCAGCACCTCGACCCGGCCGCCGCCGGTGCCGTCAACGCCCGCAGCCTGGCCGGCGTGGCGTCCGACGGGCGCGGCCTGGCGACCCTGCTGTACGAGCCGGTGATCGCCGTCAAGACCGCGTTACGGCCGGCGGGCGGGCGGGGCGCGACCGTCGAGAAGGCCATGACCCTCGGCATGCTGCGCCTCGACACCATCGTCCGCACCCAGCTCGCCGACGCCGCCCGGGTGGCCGTCGGCGTCGGCGTGGTCGCCCGCCGTTCCGCCGGGGGCTGGGTGCGGATGCTGTCTACCCCGTCGTGCGCCCGGTGCATCGTGCTGGCCGGGAAGTTCTACCGGTGGAGTTCCGGTTTTCTGAGGCACCCCCGGTGTGACTGCCGGCATATTCCGGCGGCCGAGAACACGGCCGGGGACCTGCGCACCGACCCCGGGAAGTACTTCCGGTCGCTGCCGGAGCCCGAGCAGAACAAGCTGTTGGGCCGTTCCGGCGCGCAGGCGGTGCGCGACGGCGCGGACCTCGCCGCGGTCGTCAACGCCCGCCGGGGCATGACCACCACCGCCGCGTTCGGCCGGACGTTCGCCACCACCCGCGAGGGCACCACCCGGCGGGGACTGTTCGCCGGCTACACCACCGACGACCAGGGCCGGCTACAACGCCGGACCGGGCCGCCGCCGCGCTGGCGGCTGATGCCCGAGCAGATCTACACCGACGCCACCGACCGCGACGACGCGATCCGGCTGCTTCGCCATCACGGCTATCTGCGCTGA
- a CDS encoding phage tail fiber protein, with product MAGNLTDAAENAVLNWLSGNTTTAPVGPLRAALVTAAGTDGAPGTELAGGGYNRQTVTLTAAPGPISNTTLLRWSNLPAATVVGVEVWDSAGTPVRWWYGPLAVSRTVSAGDALEFAVGALTLALD from the coding sequence ATGGCCGGCAACCTCACCGACGCCGCAGAAAACGCCGTGTTGAACTGGCTGTCGGGCAACACCACCACCGCGCCGGTCGGCCCGCTGCGGGCCGCGCTGGTCACCGCCGCCGGCACCGACGGCGCGCCCGGCACCGAGCTGGCCGGCGGCGGCTACAACCGCCAGACCGTCACCCTGACGGCCGCGCCCGGCCCGATCTCAAACACGACGTTGCTGCGCTGGTCGAACCTGCCGGCGGCAACCGTTGTCGGCGTCGAGGTGTGGGACTCGGCCGGCACCCCGGTGCGTTGGTGGTACGGCCCGCTCGCCGTGTCGCGCACCGTGTCGGCCGGCGACGCCCTCGAATTCGCGGTCGGCGCGCTGACCCTCGCCCTGGACTAG
- a CDS encoding HNH endonuclease signature motif containing protein produces the protein MPRAAKTCSTRDCPNITRAGRCADCRRAAEAARGSARERGYDARWDRTRAAFLARRPRCARLGCTRTATDVDHRDGLGPLGPRGHDPANLRPLCHEHHSQRTARDQPGGWNRRV, from the coding sequence GTGCCGCGCGCCGCGAAAACGTGCTCGACCCGCGACTGTCCGAACATCACCCGCGCCGGTCGGTGCGCCGACTGCCGCCGCGCCGCCGAGGCCGCCCGGGGCAGCGCCCGGGAACGCGGTTACGACGCCCGGTGGGACCGCACCCGCGCGGCCTTCCTCGCCCGCCGCCCACGGTGTGCACGCCTCGGCTGCACCCGAACGGCGACCGATGTGGACCACCGCGACGGGCTCGGCCCGCTCGGTCCCCGAGGCCACGACCCGGCCAACCTCCGGCCGCTGTGCCACGAGCATCATTCGCAGCGCACCGCCCGCGACCAGCCCGGCGGGTGGAACCGTCGCGTGTGA
- a CDS encoding RusA family crossover junction endodeoxyribonuclease yields the protein MSELIASFYAYGDPAPQGSLKHVGGGRLVDSSRRLRPWRQLVTAAAREALRVSGQTEPHLGPVQVLAVLTVPKPKSAPKRIQTWPSKRPDVDKLARAILDALTDAGVWHDDAQVVELTAVKVYPDEHPLALPTTGAYIQIWSVTE from the coding sequence TTGTCCGAACTCATTGCCTCGTTCTACGCCTACGGCGACCCCGCCCCGCAAGGCAGCCTCAAGCACGTCGGCGGCGGGCGCCTGGTCGACTCGTCGCGCCGACTCCGGCCGTGGCGCCAGCTCGTCACCGCCGCCGCCCGCGAGGCGCTGCGGGTGTCCGGGCAGACCGAGCCCCACCTCGGGCCGGTGCAAGTCCTGGCCGTGCTCACGGTGCCCAAGCCCAAGAGCGCCCCCAAGCGCATCCAGACATGGCCGAGCAAGCGCCCCGACGTCGACAAGCTCGCCCGCGCCATCCTCGACGCCCTCACCGACGCCGGGGTGTGGCACGACGACGCCCAGGTCGTCGAGTTGACGGCCGTGAAGGTCTACCCCGACGAGCACCCGCTCGCGCTGCCGACGACCGGCGCCTACATCCAGATTTGGAGCGTGACCGAGTGA
- a CDS encoding phage terminase small subunit: MPALPKRNPARRNRSATAATLSAVHDVAAPELPAGRAWHEQTVAWWADIWASPMAPEFDPSDLHGLLALAALVDDFWNADTARERAALAGEIRLQRQCFGLSPIDRRRLQWEIERTDEAVDKGRRRRAADPVPSPPPGPDDDPRALLHAVT; encoded by the coding sequence ATGCCCGCCCTCCCGAAGCGCAACCCCGCACGGCGGAACCGCTCCGCGACGGCGGCCACCCTCAGCGCCGTGCACGACGTCGCCGCGCCCGAGCTGCCTGCCGGCCGTGCCTGGCACGAGCAGACGGTCGCGTGGTGGGCCGACATCTGGGCGTCGCCCATGGCCCCCGAGTTCGACCCGTCGGACCTGCACGGGCTGCTGGCGCTGGCCGCGCTCGTCGATGACTTCTGGAACGCCGACACCGCCCGGGAACGCGCCGCCCTCGCAGGCGAAATCCGGTTGCAGCGGCAGTGTTTCGGCCTCTCGCCGATCGACCGGCGGCGGCTGCAATGGGAGATCGAGCGCACCGACGAGGCCGTCGACAAGGGCCGCCGCCGCCGTGCCGCCGACCCCGTTCCGTCCCCGCCGCCTGGCCCGGACGACGACCCCCGGGCGTTGCTGCACGCCGTGACCTAG
- a CDS encoding phage tail tube protein, which produces MAVVIMDGKTRVSWLVAVANTAAPTVAEMAGGVSLETAFTPDGLDIKVTTGRKDTSNLASRRNSERVTRISYAVAGTFYRDDTNDIAWNLLPYGAKGFLVVREGIDRETPWASGQRVRVFPLEAGEPNPVKQTPEERWTFDTEFAVWAGELVNQRAVIA; this is translated from the coding sequence ATGGCTGTTGTGATCATGGACGGCAAGACCCGTGTCTCGTGGCTGGTCGCCGTCGCCAACACCGCCGCGCCCACCGTCGCCGAGATGGCCGGCGGGGTGAGCCTGGAGACCGCGTTCACCCCCGACGGCCTCGACATCAAGGTCACCACCGGTCGCAAGGACACGTCGAACCTCGCGTCGCGCCGTAACTCCGAGCGGGTGACCCGGATCAGCTACGCGGTCGCGGGCACGTTCTACCGCGACGACACCAACGACATCGCGTGGAACCTGCTGCCCTACGGGGCCAAGGGGTTCCTCGTGGTGCGCGAGGGCATCGACCGTGAAACCCCGTGGGCGTCCGGTCAGCGGGTGCGGGTGTTCCCGTTGGAGGCCGGCGAGCCGAACCCGGTCAAGCAGACCCCGGAGGAGCGCTGGACGTTCGACACCGAGTTCGCGGTCTGGGCCGGTGAGCTGGTCAACCAGCGGGCGGTGATCGCGTGA
- a CDS encoding ribosomal-processing cysteine protease Prp, which translates to MIRVRAELGDGRTVIEVDGHEQHAADGVVCAAVSAITQTALLGLLAVADTHPDLVTVDITHLEQP; encoded by the coding sequence GTGATCCGGGTCCGGGCCGAACTCGGCGACGGCCGGACCGTGATCGAGGTCGACGGGCACGAGCAGCACGCCGCCGACGGGGTGGTGTGCGCGGCGGTCTCTGCGATCACCCAAACGGCGTTGCTCGGCCTGCTGGCCGTCGCCGACACCCATCCCGACCTCGTGACGGTCGACATCACCCACCTGGAGCAACCTTGA
- a CDS encoding DUF397 domain-containing protein — protein MNTSEFSGWRKSTRSTGQDNNCVEVADNIPGVVGVRDSTLPTGPALVFSSAEWAAFTESLKDQRGM, from the coding sequence ATGAACACGAGCGAGTTCTCGGGGTGGCGCAAGTCGACCCGGAGCACTGGTCAAGACAACAACTGTGTTGAGGTGGCCGACAACATCCCCGGAGTCGTCGGCGTCCGCGACTCGACGCTCCCAACTGGTCCGGCGCTGGTGTTCAGCTCCGCAGAGTGGGCGGCGTTTACCGAGAGCCTCAAGGACCAACGCGGCATGTAG
- a CDS encoding phage portal protein has translation MPLAPEHQLARLVAEHQRDLRQLREFADYYDNDPPYAYMVPELIAELGDRLQQLLINWPRLVVDTAEERADVLGFRVAGVPKADGDLWDIWQANNLDEASSQAHTDAMVMGRAFMIISANPEPDRPPLITAESPLETHAILDPATRRVTSAYKAWTTDGDGDGPPVEHATLYLPNETRWYVKTSGGEWVDDPEFEADEHQLGRVPVVPIVNRPRLRRPLGQSELVDVIPLVNGANKIGTDMMTSAEFHSMPRRWALGFGPEDFQDAQGRPVSTWSKIAGRIWASTRTRSEGAEVGQFPEADLANFHSTLRALATLVASLYGLPPTYMGLSFDNPPSADGVRSLEARLIKRVERKSRPWSGSHEDTMRFADRFVTGVWRPELVRLETIWRDPATPTRAQASDAAVKLYTSGISTKRQAREDVGYTVEQIDRMEADDAAALASDPIGQMTRALSAGQEGASAPGSAGSGSTGSAGGTE, from the coding sequence GTGCCGCTTGCCCCCGAACATCAGCTCGCCCGACTGGTCGCCGAGCACCAGCGCGACCTGAGGCAGTTGCGGGAATTCGCCGACTACTACGACAACGACCCGCCGTACGCCTACATGGTCCCCGAGCTGATCGCCGAGCTTGGCGACCGCCTGCAACAGCTCTTGATCAACTGGCCGCGCCTGGTGGTTGACACCGCCGAGGAACGCGCCGACGTGTTGGGCTTCCGTGTCGCCGGGGTGCCGAAAGCAGACGGCGACCTGTGGGACATCTGGCAGGCGAACAACCTCGACGAGGCCAGCAGCCAGGCGCACACCGATGCGATGGTCATGGGCCGCGCTTTCATGATCATCAGCGCGAACCCGGAACCGGACCGGCCGCCGCTGATCACCGCCGAATCCCCCCTTGAGACGCACGCGATCCTGGACCCGGCCACCCGTCGGGTCACCTCGGCGTACAAGGCATGGACCACCGACGGCGACGGCGACGGGCCGCCGGTGGAGCACGCGACCTTGTACCTGCCGAACGAAACCCGTTGGTACGTCAAGACATCGGGCGGCGAATGGGTCGATGACCCCGAGTTCGAGGCGGACGAACACCAGCTCGGCCGGGTGCCGGTCGTGCCGATCGTCAACCGGCCTCGGTTGCGCCGGCCGCTCGGCCAGTCCGAGTTGGTCGACGTGATCCCGCTGGTGAACGGGGCCAACAAGATCGGCACCGACATGATGACCTCGGCGGAGTTCCACAGCATGCCGCGCCGGTGGGCACTCGGGTTCGGCCCCGAGGATTTCCAAGACGCCCAGGGCCGGCCGGTGTCCACCTGGTCGAAGATCGCCGGCCGTATCTGGGCGTCGACCCGCACGAGGTCCGAGGGTGCCGAGGTTGGCCAGTTCCCCGAGGCCGATCTCGCGAACTTCCATTCGACGTTGCGGGCGTTGGCCACCCTGGTCGCCAGTCTCTACGGTCTGCCCCCGACCTACATGGGTTTGAGTTTCGACAATCCACCGAGCGCGGATGGCGTCCGCAGCCTGGAAGCCCGGTTGATCAAGCGCGTCGAGCGCAAGTCACGGCCGTGGTCGGGGTCGCATGAGGACACCATGCGGTTCGCCGACCGGTTCGTCACCGGCGTCTGGCGGCCCGAGCTGGTGCGCCTGGAAACGATTTGGCGCGACCCGGCGACGCCGACGCGTGCCCAGGCGTCCGATGCCGCCGTGAAGCTCTACACCTCCGGCATCTCCACCAAGAGGCAGGCCCGAGAGGATGTTGGCTACACCGTCGAGCAGATCGACCGGATGGAAGCCGACGACGCCGCCGCCCTGGCTTCCGACCCGATCGGGCAGATGACCCGGGCGCTTTCCGCAGGCCAGGAAGGGGCTTCGGCCCCCGGTTCCGCCGGTTCCGGTAGCACCGGAAGTGCAGGCGGCACCGAGTGA